In Drosophila pseudoobscura strain MV-25-SWS-2005 chromosome 4, UCI_Dpse_MV25, whole genome shotgun sequence, the following proteins share a genomic window:
- the LOC4817085 gene encoding venom carboxylesterase-6, translating into MWRLCGFNLLLLLLLCGRSHSIDSEPEEEEPDPDDPIGLNKELSDLVITTALGKIRGTILPSQSGRNFFAFRGIPYAKAPVERLRFRPPEPVEQWYDVFDATFDGPKCPQPGLVSEDVSEDCLRLNVYTKELPNESQLNVRRPVIVFIHPGGFYSLSGQSKNFAGPQYFMDRSLVLVTFNYRLGSLGFLATGTKEATGNMGLKDQVQLLRWIKLHISRFGGDPNAVTLLGYGAGAMAVTLHMVSPMSRGLFHRAIVMSGAATGQWTLPEHQMEVAMRQATLLSCHTDNTTEMIDCMRGKHYLEYANTLPQMFDFGRNNPLILWKPVVEPDFGQERFLVESPVQSYQNDDFMKVPIITGMTKDEFVGPALSILQSPSLLSTLNANFETLAPIFFMFNESNPRAANISQELREYYFQQEPIDANRSLAALSSLYSDALTGFGIHRFVHLAARSTKVYCYRFAYQGGRSHIYYPEDAPYGVVHHDDLMYLFVEPSISRMFTEDDDEFRMVDIMVRMFSAFAYKGDPNKPTDAALRDVRWRPFSFKKRYYLDIGDQLVLHENLNSERYEIWKRLFPLNWRRQTKDV; encoded by the exons ATGTGGCGTCTCTGTGGATtcaacctgctgctgctgctgctcctctgcggAAGGAGCCATTCCATTGATTCGgagccggaggaggaggaaccgGACCCCGACGATCCCATAGGATTGAACAAAGAACTCTCCGATCTGGTCATCACGACGGCACTGGGCAAGATCAGAGGCACCATCCTGCCCTCCCAGTCGGGGCGCAACTTCTTTGCCTTCCGGGGGATACCCTATGCCAAGGCGCCCGTGGAACGACTCCGATTCAGACCCCCAGAGCCCGTGGAGCAGTGGTACGACGTCTTCGACGCCACCTTCGACGGACCCAAGTGCCCGCAGCCGGGACTCGTCAGCGAGGACGTGAGCGAGGACTGCCTCCGGCTGAACGTGTACACGAAGGAGCTGCCCAACGAATCGCAGCTGAATGTCCGGCGGCCGGTGATCGTCTTCATCCACCCGGGCGGCTTCTACTCCCTCTCGGGGCAGAGCAAGAACTTCGCGGGTCCCCAGTACTTCATGGACCGCAGCCTCGTCCTCGTCACGTTCAACTACCGCCTGGGATCGCTGGGATTCCTGGCCACCGGCACCAAGGAGGCCACCGGCAACATGGGCCTCAAGGACCAGGTGCAGCTGCTGCGCTGGATCAAGCTGCACATCTCGCGCTTCGGAGGGGACCCCAATGCGGTCACCCTCTTGGGCTACGGGGCCGGAGCCATGGCTGTGACGCTGCACATGGTCTCGCCCATGTCGCGGGGCCTCTTCCACCGGGCGATCGTGATGAGTGGCGCCGCCACGGGGCAGTGGACGCTGCCCGAGCACCAGATGGAGGTGGCCATGCGGCAGGCGACGCTCCTCAGCTGCCACACGGACAACACCACGGAGATGATTGACTGCATGCGAGGG AAACACTATCTGGAGTACGCGAATACGCTGCCGCAAATGTTCGACTTTGGGCGGAACAATCCCCTGATTCTGTGGAAGCCCGTGGTGGAGCCGGACTTCGGGCAGGAGCGCTTCCTCGTGGAGAGCCCTGTGCAGAGCTACCAGAACGACGACTTCATGAAGGTGCCCATCATCACGGGCATGACCAAGGATGAGTTTGTGGGTCCCGCTCTAT CAATCCTCCAGAGTCCCTCCCTGCTGAGCACTCTCAACGCGAACTTCGAGACCCTGGCCCCCATATTCTTCATGTTTAACGAGAGCAATCCTCGGGCGGCGAACATCAGCCAGGAGCTGCGGGAGTACTACTTCCAGCAGGAGCCCATCGATGCCAACCGCTCCCTGGCGGCCCTCTCCTCGCTCTACTCGGATGCCCTCACCGGGTTCGGGATCCATCGGTTCGTGCATCTGGCTGCGAGGTCCACCAAGGTGTACTGCTACCGATTCGCGTATCAGGGGGGTAGGAGCCACATCTACTATCCGGAGGATGCCCCCTACGGGGTGGTGCACCACGACGACCTCATGTATCTGTTTGTGGAGCCATCGATCAGCCGCATGTTCACGGAGGATGACGACGAGTTCCGAATGGTGGACATAATGGTCAGGATGTTCTCGGCCTTCGCATACAAGGG GGATCCCAATAAACCCACGGACGCTGCCCTGCGGGACGTCCGCTGGCGTCCCTTCAGCTTCAAGAAGCGCTACTATCTGGACATTGGCGATCAGCTCGTCCTCCACGAGAATCTCAACTCCGAGCGATACGAGATATGGAAGCGTCTCTTTCCCTTGAATTGGCGCCGCCAAACGAAAGATGTCTAG
- the LOC4817082 gene encoding esterase E4, giving the protein MPCPLLLHLLLLLAIGSSFAQDPPVVELSLGRVQGSTMQSFQGKTIYAFRGIPYAQPPVGQLRFAAPQAATGWWQEGVLKATADSLVCPQPGISLLMSEDCLKVNVFTRNLDPEGEPLLLPVIVYIHGGANVLGSGHSLYEAGPQYLLDHEVVFVAFNYRLGALGFLRPLGSTVTGNFGYLDQVMALQWVRDHIARFGGDPENVTLFGMSAGSMAVSLHLASPLSRGLFHRAILMSGSATNHFAIDNVYWTQKLAREVGCPMYEAADVVQCLRDVTWTRIVEVCKAWESFQFVNMKWNYEIDGHFLPRHPTELLAEGNFSQVPLLVTFTANELDYTANVHLENDPLLHDLGSSFEEYAPELFLYQPDSSVSRRLKDFYLGSNVSEISAHNIERFGSIFSDGIIGHGIHRLVHLARRFTPVYYMRTDYVGKRSLSAPTDDQELPLGVGHADDLQYVMPSLWYGTIMAENHTDLFMMERLTKWFTHFARTGTPLSPAEEHDYWPPCNATDTAMLYNDVATEVGPPGYPERYAVWDEIFPTPALGRGVARRQQQLNIVALVAIAWATGVASRLWLFGSAALDGN; this is encoded by the exons ATGCCTTGCCCACTCCTACTGCACCTCCTACTCCTGCTGGCCATCGGGTCCTCCTTCGCCCAAGATCCGCCAGTGGTAGAGCTGTCCCTGGGGCGCGTTCAGGGCTCTACGATGCAGAGTTTCCAGGGAAAGACGATCTACGCCTTCCGCGGCATACCCTACGCCCAGCCCCCAGTGGGGCAGCTGCGCTTCGCCGCTCCCCAGGCAGCCACTGGCTGGTGGCAGGAGGGGGTCCTCAAGGCCACCGCCGACTCTCTCGTGTGCCCACAGCCCGGGATTTCGCTGCTGATGAGCGAGGACTGCCTCAAGGTGAATGTTTTCACGAGGAACCTGGACCCCGAGGGGGaacctctgctgctgccggtgaTCGTGTACATCCATGGGGGTGCCAATGTCCTGGGCAGCGGCCACAGCCTGTACGAGGCGGGGCCGCAGTATCTGCTGGACCACGAGGTGGTCTTCGTGGCCTTCAACTATCGCCTGGGGGCCCTGGGCTTCCTGCGGCCCCTGGGCAGCACTGTGACAGGGAACTTCGGATACTTGGACCAAGTGATGGCCCTGCAGTGGGTGCGGGACCACATCGCCCGCTTCGGGGGAGACCCGGAGAACGTCACGCTCTTCGGGATGAGTGCCGGATCCATGGCGGTGAGCCTCCACCTGGCATCGCCGCTCTCCCGCGGCCTCTTCCATCGGGCCATCCTCATGAGTGGCTCCGCCACGAATCACTTTGCCATCGACAATGTCTACTGGACGCAGAAACTGGCCCGAGAAGTCGGCTGCCCCATGTACGAGGCCGCGGATGTGGTGCAGTGTCTGCGCGACGTGACCTGGACTCGGATCGTGGAGGTCTGCAAGGCCTGGGAGTCCTTCCAGTTCGTGAATATGAAGTGGAACTACGAGATCGATGGCCACTTCCTGCCCAGACATCCCACGGAGCTCCTGGCGGAGGGAAACTTCAGCCAAGTGCCGCTCCTCGTGACTTTTACGGCCAACGAATTGGACTACACGGCAAATG TTCATTTGGAGAACGATCCTCTGCTGCACGATCTTGGGTCCAGTTTCGAGGAGTACGCCCCCGAGTTGTTCCTCTACCAGCCCGACTCCTCCGTCAGTCGCCGCCTCAAGGACTTCTATCTGGGGAGCAACGTCTCGGAGATCTCCGCGCACAACATCGAGCGATTCGGAAGCATCTTCTCGGATGGCATCATTGGCCATGGCATCCACCGGTTGGTCCATCTGGCCAGGCGCTTCACCCCCGTCTACTACATGCGAACGGATTACGTGGGAAAGCGCAGCCTCTCGGCTCCGACGGACGACCAGGAGCTGCCCCTGGGCGTGGGGCATGCGGACGATCTGCAGTACGTGATGCCCAGCCTCTGGTACGGCACCATCATGGCTGAGAATCACACGGACCTCTTCATGATGGAGCGCTTGACCAAATGGTTTACGCACTTTGCTCGAACAGG CACACCTCTATCCCCCGCGGAGGAGCACGATTACTGGCCGCCCTGCAATGCCACCGATACGGCTATGCTCTACAACGATGTGGCCACAGAGGTGGGTCCGCCTGGCTATCCCGAACGATATGCCGTCTGGGACGAGATCTTTCCCACGCCCGCCCTGGGCAGGGGCGTGGCccggaggcagcagcagctaaacATCGTCGCCCTCGTGGCCATCGCCTGGGCCACTGGTGTGGCCTCCAGGCTGTGGCTCTTCGGCTCTGCGGCTCTCGATGGAAATTAA